The proteins below come from a single Zhouia spongiae genomic window:
- a CDS encoding TonB-dependent receptor, producing the protein MRKIIVAFFLSFIANAMVAQVLTVKDAETLLPLEQVIVMSENPRKYVFTNAKGQADVSDFKGVASIEIKLLGYVTQKISFLSIEQHDFEIVLTPSDISLDQVVVAATRWRQSNSGIPYKISTIRPKEIILQNPQTAADLLGASGEVFIQKSQQGGGSPMIRGFSTNRLMYVVDGVRMNTAIFRSGNLQNVISLDPFAMENTEVLFGAGSVIYGSDAIGGVMSFHTLTPEFSLEDETLVSGKGMARYASANNEKTYHFDVNVGWDKWAVLTSISSNDFGDLKMGAHGPDDYLRSFYVIREDDEDVVVTNEDMKKQTPSGYTQINLMQKVRFKPNENWDFQYGFHYSETSDYARYDRHIRTRNGLPRSGEWSYGPQIWMMNNLSVNNRKDSGLYDDVNLRIAHQHFEESRMDRDFNDVDRSVREERVNALSFNADFIKGFTDNSKLLYGAEFVYNDVESEGRQEDISAGVSTSGPSRYPEAEWWSYGVYGVYEYEVSEVLNLHGGLRYNQYALDADFSNNLNYYPIPESNAHLNNGSLTGSLGAVYVPDKSWSFTAKLATAFRSPNVDDIGKVFDSEPGSVVVPNPDLKAEYAYTAEVGVTKIVDDKLRVDLNAYYTLLDNALVRRDYAINGQDSIMYDGEMSKVQAVQNAARADVYGFQLGVEAKLAKGLSLLSRLNVQKGEEELDSGEKSASRHAPPLFGITKLAYHVNKLNMQLYTVYNGEKSYENMPEEERGKDYLYAKDDEENPYSPAWYTLNFKATQQLTETFALTAGLENITDRRYRPYSSGLAGAGRNFIVALRASF; encoded by the coding sequence ATGAGAAAAATAATCGTTGCTTTTTTTTTAAGTTTTATAGCTAATGCTATGGTAGCACAGGTGTTGACGGTAAAAGATGCCGAAACATTACTGCCGTTGGAACAGGTGATCGTAATGTCTGAAAACCCGAGAAAGTATGTTTTTACAAATGCCAAGGGACAAGCAGATGTTTCGGATTTTAAAGGTGTTGCATCCATCGAAATAAAGCTATTGGGATATGTAACACAGAAAATAAGTTTTTTGAGTATAGAACAACACGATTTCGAAATTGTATTGACACCGTCCGACATTTCCCTGGACCAGGTTGTCGTGGCTGCTACCAGATGGAGGCAGTCCAATTCGGGAATCCCTTATAAAATATCAACAATCAGACCTAAGGAAATAATACTTCAAAATCCGCAGACGGCGGCAGATCTTTTAGGAGCTTCCGGTGAGGTGTTCATCCAGAAAAGCCAGCAGGGAGGCGGGAGTCCCATGATCCGTGGCTTTTCGACGAACCGGCTGATGTATGTTGTAGATGGTGTACGCATGAATACAGCTATTTTTAGGAGTGGTAACCTGCAAAATGTCATTTCGCTTGATCCTTTTGCAATGGAGAACACTGAAGTTCTTTTTGGGGCGGGTTCGGTAATATACGGGAGTGATGCCATAGGAGGTGTAATGAGCTTTCATACACTTACCCCTGAGTTCTCGCTGGAGGATGAAACCCTGGTTTCAGGAAAGGGTATGGCACGCTATGCTTCCGCCAATAATGAAAAAACATATCATTTTGATGTAAATGTAGGATGGGATAAGTGGGCTGTTCTTACAAGTATTTCAAGCAACGATTTCGGAGACTTGAAAATGGGAGCGCATGGACCTGACGATTACCTGCGTTCTTTTTATGTGATCCGTGAAGACGACGAGGATGTCGTGGTAACTAATGAGGATATGAAAAAGCAAACACCTTCCGGATATACTCAAATAAACTTGATGCAAAAAGTAAGGTTCAAACCAAATGAAAACTGGGATTTTCAGTACGGGTTTCATTATTCTGAAACTTCTGACTATGCCAGGTATGACAGGCATATCCGGACTCGGAATGGATTGCCGAGAAGTGGAGAGTGGAGTTATGGCCCTCAAATATGGATGATGAATAATTTATCGGTTAATAACCGGAAAGATTCCGGACTGTATGATGATGTAAATCTAAGAATAGCGCATCAGCATTTTGAGGAAAGCAGAATGGACAGGGATTTTAATGATGTGGATAGAAGCGTTAGGGAAGAACGTGTAAATGCACTGTCGTTTAATGCCGACTTTATAAAGGGTTTTACAGACAATTCAAAACTTCTGTATGGAGCTGAATTTGTGTACAACGATGTGGAGTCGGAAGGCAGGCAGGAAGATATTTCTGCCGGAGTAAGCACTTCGGGTCCTTCCAGATATCCGGAAGCAGAATGGTGGTCGTATGGTGTGTATGGCGTGTATGAATATGAGGTTTCGGAAGTGTTAAACCTGCATGGAGGGCTGAGGTATAATCAGTATGCTTTAGATGCCGATTTTTCCAATAATTTGAATTATTATCCTATTCCGGAAAGTAATGCACATCTGAATAACGGATCTTTAACGGGGAGTCTTGGTGCCGTTTACGTTCCGGATAAGTCCTGGTCGTTTACCGCCAAGTTGGCAACGGCATTCAGATCGCCGAATGTAGACGATATAGGAAAGGTTTTTGATTCTGAACCGGGGTCGGTGGTAGTCCCTAATCCCGACCTGAAAGCCGAATATGCATATACTGCTGAAGTAGGAGTTACAAAAATAGTCGATGATAAACTACGTGTCGATTTGAATGCTTATTATACGTTGCTCGATAACGCACTTGTAAGAAGGGATTATGCGATTAACGGGCAGGACAGTATAATGTACGATGGTGAAATGAGTAAAGTACAGGCGGTACAAAATGCTGCCCGGGCTGATGTTTACGGATTTCAATTGGGGGTTGAAGCCAAGTTGGCAAAAGGACTTTCATTGCTGTCGAGGTTAAACGTTCAGAAAGGAGAAGAAGAACTTGACAGCGGGGAAAAAAGCGCTTCAAGACATGCCCCGCCTTTGTTCGGGATTACAAAACTGGCCTATCATGTGAACAAGTTGAATATGCAGCTTTATACCGTGTATAACGGAGAAAAAAGCTACGAAAACATGCCGGAAGAAGAAAGGGGAAAAGACTATTTGTATGCTAAAGACGATGAGGAGAATCCGTACTCACCGGCATGGTATACTTTAAATTTTAAAGCAACGCAGCAACTTACGGAAACCTTCGCGTTAACTGCCGGTTTGGAAAATATAACAGACAGGAGGTACCGTCCGTATAGTTCGGGCCTGGCAGGAGCAGGCCGAAATTTTATTGTAGCCCTGAGGGCATCTTTTTAA
- a CDS encoding FISUMP domain-containing protein: MKQLTLGLLLCFGLLTSCNNDDDSFSETFETGTYTDKRDGQEYPTIRIGDQIWMSENMRFDTNDTESICYANETYNCFVYGKLYTGNAAQTVCPEGWHLPSTEEWDELFDYFGGTDVAYAFLEPYGKIQGHTIEFNILPAGRYIGSFQNILEEGHYWTSTDGGYPDSYRYINYKPGASFTTPGASQTVMQSCRCIKDGD; encoded by the coding sequence ATGAAACAACTAACCCTGGGATTGCTGCTGTGTTTTGGTTTACTTACCTCGTGTAATAATGACGACGATTCGTTTAGCGAAACTTTTGAAACAGGCACTTATACAGATAAAAGGGACGGGCAGGAATACCCTACCATCCGAATCGGAGACCAAATATGGATGTCAGAAAACATGAGGTTCGACACGAATGACACCGAAAGCATTTGTTATGCAAATGAAACATACAACTGTTTCGTCTATGGAAAACTATATACCGGTAATGCAGCCCAGACCGTCTGTCCTGAAGGCTGGCACTTACCATCTACTGAAGAATGGGATGAGCTTTTCGATTACTTCGGAGGAACTGATGTTGCTTATGCGTTTCTGGAACCCTACGGAAAAATACAAGGGCATACTATTGAGTTCAATATTCTTCCGGCAGGAAGATATATCGGGAGTTTTCAAAATATACTTGAGGAAGGTCATTACTGGACTTCAACTGATGGCGGTTACCCTGATTCTTACAGATACATAAACTACAAGCCTGGAGCATCATTTACCACTCCGGGTGCGAGTCAGACAGTCATGCAAAGTTGCAGATGTATAAAAGACGGGGATTAG
- a CDS encoding thioredoxin family protein has protein sequence MSKFGELIETNIPVLLDFYTDWNDSSTAMHPVLRDVAAALGDRAKVIKINVDKNKELAEALRVKGLPTLMIYKKGEMVWRQSGEQDANTLIGILQEYI, from the coding sequence ATGTCTAAGTTTGGTGAATTAATAGAAACGAATATTCCAGTTCTATTAGACTTCTATACTGATTGGAATGACTCCTCTACAGCTATGCATCCTGTGTTGAGAGATGTGGCCGCTGCTTTGGGTGACAGGGCCAAAGTGATTAAAATCAATGTCGATAAAAATAAAGAGCTGGCAGAAGCTTTAAGGGTCAAAGGGTTGCCTACCCTGATGATCTATAAAAAGGGGGAAATGGTATGGCGTCAAAGCGGGGAGCAGGATGCTAATACTTTAATCGGGATATTGCAGGAATATATCTAA
- a CDS encoding metallophosphoesterase, whose protein sequence is MRWIVFLVVFIVLELYFYQVVKTLTRSKWLIILNIIVSLLVVGNLIYQFNVDTNSGRVLTHAKSYAMGYLLTLMVLKLAVLPFLLGEDVIRLGAGIYNKIFGAGDAFHVPSRRKFVSQLALGVAAIPFASMLYGMFKGKYDFRVLKYVLEYDDLPAAFDGYKITQISDIHSGSFDNKEKIQYAIDLINRQESDVILFTGDMVNNKASEMIPWKGTFARLEAKDGKYSVLGNHDYGDYVDWNSSREKEDNLQQLKDIQKDIGFDLMLNESRFIEKNGERIALVGVENWGAGGFKKAGDLKKASQLVKPDDFKVLLSHDPSHWEYRVVDDHHHYHLTLSGHTHGMQFGIEIPGWVKWSPVSWRYKYWAGIYEQKGQYINVNRGFGFLAYPGRVGIWPEITVIELKKSIKTV, encoded by the coding sequence ATGCGTTGGATTGTATTTTTGGTTGTTTTTATAGTTTTGGAGTTGTATTTCTACCAGGTTGTTAAAACTCTTACCAGGAGTAAGTGGTTGATCATCCTGAATATCATAGTGTCCCTCCTGGTTGTAGGAAACCTTATTTATCAATTTAATGTTGATACGAATTCAGGGAGGGTGCTAACCCATGCGAAGAGTTACGCCATGGGCTATCTGCTGACCTTGATGGTTTTAAAACTGGCCGTTCTCCCTTTTTTGCTGGGAGAAGATGTGATAAGGCTGGGGGCAGGTATTTACAATAAGATCTTCGGGGCAGGAGATGCATTTCATGTGCCGAGCAGGAGAAAGTTTGTGAGCCAGCTGGCTCTTGGGGTTGCAGCCATTCCTTTCGCTTCCATGCTGTACGGGATGTTTAAGGGGAAGTACGATTTCAGGGTATTGAAGTATGTCCTGGAGTATGATGATCTCCCGGCGGCTTTTGATGGCTATAAGATAACCCAGATCTCAGACATCCATAGTGGTAGCTTTGATAACAAGGAAAAGATACAGTATGCAATAGACCTGATCAACCGGCAGGAAAGCGATGTTATATTGTTCACCGGGGATATGGTAAACAATAAAGCCTCCGAAATGATTCCGTGGAAGGGCACTTTTGCAAGGCTTGAAGCTAAAGATGGTAAATATTCGGTTTTAGGGAATCACGATTACGGCGACTATGTAGACTGGAATTCATCTCGGGAAAAAGAAGATAATTTACAACAATTAAAGGATATCCAGAAAGATATAGGCTTTGACCTCATGCTGAATGAAAGCCGGTTTATTGAGAAAAACGGTGAGAGAATTGCGTTGGTCGGTGTAGAGAACTGGGGTGCCGGCGGGTTTAAAAAGGCGGGCGACCTGAAGAAGGCGTCGCAATTGGTAAAGCCTGATGATTTTAAAGTGTTATTAAGCCATGATCCCTCACATTGGGAGTACCGGGTGGTAGACGACCACCATCATTACCATCTAACATTAAGTGGCCATACACATGGAATGCAATTCGGAATAGAGATCCCCGGATGGGTGAAATGGAGCCCGGTCAGTTGGCGGTATAAATACTGGGCGGGAATATATGAGCAGAAGGGACAGTATATAAATGTGAACAGAGGATTTGGCTTTTTGGCTTATCCCGGACGTGTGGGTATTTGGCCTGAAATTACGGTGATTGAGCTTAAAAAGTCAATAAAGACAGTGTAA
- a CDS encoding copper homeostasis protein CutC, whose amino-acid sequence MIVEICANSFESAKNAQDAGADRIELCSELGVGGVTPSFGLLKKIKEELTIEVSVLLRPRSGNFTYTDAEFDILKKDIELCKELGCEGIVSGVLHNDNTLDVERTKELIELSRPLTFTLHRAFDWVPDAHKTITQLTAIGCDRILTSGQQPKAMLGIDFLSELHKEYGDQITIMPGSGVNEENILNFKEQGFKEIHFSASKPVKVLMTEPPVSFSGGQQDETSVPVSDLHTIKRMVKSVK is encoded by the coding sequence ATGATTGTAGAGATATGTGCCAACTCATTCGAATCGGCAAAGAACGCTCAAGATGCTGGGGCAGACAGGATTGAACTGTGTTCGGAATTAGGGGTGGGAGGAGTAACCCCCTCATTCGGATTGTTGAAGAAAATAAAAGAGGAGTTGACGATAGAAGTGAGTGTATTGCTGCGGCCGAGAAGCGGTAATTTCACCTATACGGATGCCGAGTTCGATATCCTGAAAAAAGATATCGAACTGTGTAAAGAACTGGGTTGCGAAGGGATTGTTTCTGGTGTGCTGCATAATGACAATACGCTCGATGTAGAACGTACAAAAGAGCTGATAGAATTATCGAGACCGTTAACTTTCACTTTGCACCGTGCCTTCGATTGGGTGCCGGATGCTCACAAGACAATAACACAATTGACGGCAATAGGGTGCGACCGTATCCTGACCAGTGGGCAACAGCCTAAAGCAATGCTGGGGATCGATTTTCTGTCTGAATTGCATAAGGAGTATGGAGATCAGATAACAATCATGCCCGGCAGTGGCGTAAATGAAGAAAATATTTTAAACTTTAAAGAGCAGGGGTTTAAGGAAATCCATTTTTCCGCGTCTAAGCCTGTAAAGGTGCTTATGACAGAACCGCCCGTTTCATTTTCCGGAGGTCAGCAGGACGAAACCTCAGTGCCTGTTTCCGATCTGCACACTATTAAAAGAATGGTAAAGAGCGTTAAATAA
- the polA gene encoding DNA polymerase I — protein MSDQKRLFLLDAYALIFRGYYAFIKNPRINSKGMDTSAIMGFMNSLLDVIKREKPDHLAVAFDKGGSIDRTAMFEAYKANRDETPEAIRIAVPVIQDILKAMHIPVIEKEGYEADDIIGTLAKQAEKAGYKTYMVTPDKDFAQLVSEHIFMYRPARMGNGIEIWGIPEVQQKFEVDTPEQVIDFLGMMGDAVDNIPGLPGVGEKTAKKFIKEFGSMEELLSNTDKLKGKMKEKVEANAELGLLSKKLARILLDVPVEFHEKDFELNTPDLEKVKEIFQELEFRRMTENLLKTFNVEAGTGEPKKEAGTGSNTETNVQFDLFGQNTPEDASATLETVSGYKTIENVSHSYQSVNTPLGRKLLLEKLMQQTGVCFDTETTSISALKAELVGCAFSWEPGKGYYVTFPENFEEAKSVLEEFRPFFENDKIEKTGQNLKYDIKVLSNYNIPVKGKIFDTMIAHYLINPDMRHNMDVLAETYLNYAPVSIETLIGKKGKNQKSMRSVPLDQQTEYAVEDADVTLQLKELFKKELPNRNAEKLFEEIEGPLVNVLADMEIEGININEAYLKGLSVELSKDISRLEKEIYDQAGEEFNLASPKQLGPILFDKLKLVDKPKKTKTGQYSTAEDVLSYLAKDHQIVSDILEWRQLKKLQSTYVDALPNEINPKTGRVHTVYSQAVAATGRLSSNNPNLQNIPIRTERGRQVRKAFIPRSADYVLLAADYSQIELCVIAALSEEENMIRAFQEGADIHASTAAQVFNVPIEEVTREQRSNAKTVNFGIIYGVSAFGLSNQTTLSRSEAKELIDTYYKTYPKLRAYINEQIHFAQDHGYVETILGRRRYLADINSRNQVVRGAAERNAVNAPIQGSAADIIKIAMINIHRKLKEGNYKTRMLLQVHDELVFDAHKDELEELKPIIKAEMENAYKLSVPLDVELGIGQNWLEAH, from the coding sequence ATGTCCGATCAAAAAAGACTTTTTCTATTAGATGCATATGCCTTAATTTTTCGTGGATATTATGCTTTTATAAAAAATCCGAGGATCAATTCGAAAGGAATGGACACATCGGCCATTATGGGTTTTATGAATTCCCTCCTCGACGTGATCAAACGCGAAAAACCTGATCATCTGGCAGTTGCATTCGACAAAGGGGGCAGCATTGACCGGACAGCGATGTTTGAAGCTTATAAAGCCAATCGTGATGAAACCCCTGAAGCCATACGGATTGCCGTTCCTGTTATCCAGGACATCCTGAAAGCGATGCACATCCCCGTTATCGAAAAAGAAGGTTATGAAGCTGATGACATTATCGGAACACTGGCAAAACAGGCCGAAAAAGCCGGTTATAAGACTTATATGGTTACTCCCGATAAAGATTTTGCTCAATTGGTATCGGAGCATATTTTTATGTACCGTCCTGCAAGAATGGGCAATGGCATCGAAATATGGGGCATTCCCGAAGTACAACAAAAATTTGAAGTTGACACCCCGGAACAGGTAATCGATTTTCTTGGAATGATGGGCGATGCAGTTGATAACATTCCCGGACTGCCTGGGGTTGGTGAAAAAACAGCAAAAAAATTCATCAAGGAGTTTGGGAGCATGGAAGAGCTTTTAAGCAATACTGACAAGTTAAAAGGAAAAATGAAAGAAAAGGTTGAAGCCAATGCCGAGCTGGGATTACTTTCTAAAAAACTTGCACGTATTTTACTGGATGTTCCGGTTGAATTCCACGAAAAGGATTTTGAACTCAACACTCCGGATCTGGAAAAGGTGAAAGAAATTTTTCAGGAACTGGAATTCAGGAGGATGACTGAAAACCTTCTTAAAACATTTAATGTTGAAGCAGGAACCGGAGAACCTAAAAAGGAAGCCGGCACCGGTAGCAACACAGAAACAAACGTTCAGTTCGATCTTTTCGGACAAAATACACCGGAAGATGCTTCCGCAACCTTAGAAACCGTATCGGGTTACAAAACCATCGAAAATGTTTCTCATTCCTATCAATCTGTTAACACACCACTCGGAAGAAAGCTGTTACTTGAAAAGCTGATGCAACAAACCGGGGTTTGTTTTGATACGGAGACCACCAGCATATCTGCCCTGAAGGCAGAACTGGTAGGCTGCGCATTTTCATGGGAACCCGGCAAAGGCTACTATGTAACATTTCCCGAAAACTTTGAAGAGGCCAAATCTGTTCTGGAAGAATTCAGACCTTTCTTTGAGAATGACAAAATAGAGAAGACCGGTCAGAACCTGAAATACGACATCAAGGTGCTCTCAAATTACAACATCCCTGTAAAGGGGAAGATCTTTGACACCATGATAGCGCACTATCTTATCAATCCGGATATGCGACACAACATGGACGTACTTGCTGAAACCTACCTGAACTACGCACCTGTATCTATTGAAACGCTTATTGGTAAAAAAGGGAAAAACCAGAAATCGATGCGATCTGTCCCTCTTGATCAACAAACCGAATATGCTGTGGAAGATGCAGATGTAACCCTACAGCTTAAAGAACTGTTTAAAAAGGAGCTTCCCAACAGAAATGCCGAAAAACTATTCGAAGAGATCGAAGGACCCTTGGTAAATGTCCTGGCAGATATGGAAATTGAAGGGATCAATATCAACGAAGCCTATTTAAAGGGGCTGTCTGTCGAACTTAGCAAAGACATCAGTCGTCTTGAAAAGGAAATATACGACCAGGCGGGCGAAGAATTCAACCTCGCTTCCCCGAAACAACTGGGGCCTATTCTGTTTGACAAACTTAAATTGGTAGACAAACCCAAGAAAACAAAAACAGGGCAATATTCTACCGCAGAAGACGTATTATCTTATCTGGCAAAAGACCATCAGATCGTTTCTGACATCCTCGAATGGCGACAGCTTAAGAAACTACAAAGCACCTATGTTGACGCTCTGCCAAATGAGATCAACCCTAAGACCGGTAGGGTACACACCGTTTACAGCCAGGCGGTAGCTGCCACCGGAAGATTAAGCAGTAATAACCCGAACCTGCAAAACATTCCGATAAGAACGGAGAGAGGGAGACAGGTCAGGAAGGCTTTTATTCCACGGAGTGCAGACTATGTCTTGCTGGCTGCCGATTACTCACAAATTGAATTATGTGTTATCGCGGCATTAAGTGAAGAGGAGAATATGATCAGGGCCTTTCAGGAGGGAGCCGACATCCACGCTTCTACCGCGGCACAGGTATTTAATGTTCCTATTGAAGAAGTAACAAGAGAACAACGCAGCAATGCTAAAACCGTAAACTTCGGGATCATCTACGGTGTATCGGCTTTTGGGTTAAGCAACCAGACAACCTTATCCAGAAGCGAAGCCAAGGAACTTATCGACACCTATTATAAAACATACCCTAAGCTAAGGGCCTACATCAATGAGCAGATACACTTTGCGCAGGATCATGGTTATGTAGAAACCATTTTAGGCAGAAGACGTTACCTGGCGGACATCAACTCCCGCAACCAGGTTGTCCGCGGAGCCGCTGAACGGAATGCCGTTAATGCCCCGATACAGGGGAGCGCTGCCGACATCATTAAAATTGCCATGATTAACATCCACAGAAAGCTTAAAGAGGGTAATTACAAAACCCGAATGCTTCTTCAGGTACATGACGAACTGGTGTTTGACGCTCACAAGGACGAGCTGGAGGAGCTGAAACCGATCATTAAAGCCGAAATGGAGAACGCTTACAAGCTCTCCGTTCCTCTGGATGTTGAATTAGGAATTGGACAGAATTGGCTGGAAGCACATTAA
- a CDS encoding fibronectin type III domain-containing protein codes for MKQKLLIILLFYIGIVSCSSDSDSPLEPSFTANPVELSYVNATSAEIEWGTTISNGNKDYAITYDIFLNDELLISKQSTIGYIFENLSPKTKYTGKVIIKDTNDKTETLNFEFETSASALTAFETNVSEITLNSAKLSWTSSSTQDQSDISYDIYINTELTAENISTNEFLLESLDKFTSYTVKIIAKSESANEPISSETTFTTMGSPPSDFPLTQTEVTSCYAIIAWDKVTVEDGSDFYFNLYLNGNLYADNLTSELKDLTLENLIPETEYVLTVEVIASNETSKEETITFTTEATTMVSDFEISLLDMTTKSVLVDWTDSYLEDGSRAEYHLYLDGEKVHGENTFLTTSSYRLENLNPNTNYTVRVVSEAPKTAGCGDQIKAREITFSTLPVYATHPTLAIEKATLYTLDSQYFPGQLNVKFNNSIDAVEITDFFVADREINSFVNYTSSISSEKLDIGHYTAVTQEKKGFVLIKDGGETYQLNFDITVESN; via the coding sequence ATGAAACAAAAATTACTCATTATTTTACTATTTTACATCGGTATCGTTTCTTGTTCAAGCGACAGTGACTCCCCGCTTGAACCATCATTTACGGCGAACCCTGTTGAATTATCTTATGTTAATGCAACATCTGCAGAAATTGAGTGGGGCACAACTATCAGCAACGGCAATAAAGACTATGCGATAACTTACGACATTTTCTTAAATGATGAACTTTTAATATCTAAACAAAGTACAATAGGCTATATTTTTGAAAACCTATCCCCTAAAACAAAATACACGGGAAAAGTCATTATTAAAGACACCAATGATAAAACCGAAACATTAAATTTTGAATTTGAAACAAGTGCCTCGGCGCTCACCGCATTTGAAACAAATGTTAGTGAAATTACATTAAATAGTGCAAAGCTATCCTGGACTTCTTCAAGCACCCAAGACCAATCAGACATCAGTTATGATATTTATATAAATACTGAACTTACAGCCGAAAACATAAGTACTAACGAATTTCTTTTAGAGAGCTTAGACAAATTCACCTCATACACCGTTAAAATTATCGCTAAAAGCGAGAGTGCAAATGAACCTATTAGTTCTGAAACCACATTTACCACAATGGGTTCTCCTCCATCTGACTTCCCTCTAACCCAAACAGAAGTAACCTCTTGTTATGCTATTATAGCATGGGACAAAGTAACTGTAGAGGATGGTTCTGATTTTTATTTTAACCTATATTTAAACGGGAATCTTTATGCTGATAATTTGACCAGCGAACTCAAAGATTTAACCCTGGAAAACTTAATACCCGAAACAGAATACGTCCTTACGGTAGAAGTTATAGCTTCTAATGAGACGTCGAAAGAAGAAACCATCACCTTTACTACTGAGGCAACAACAATGGTATCAGATTTCGAAATATCTTTGCTTGACATGACTACGAAATCTGTCTTAGTTGATTGGACGGACTCTTATTTGGAAGATGGTTCAAGAGCTGAGTACCATCTATATTTAGATGGAGAAAAAGTCCATGGAGAAAACACTTTCCTGACGACCTCAAGTTATAGACTGGAGAATTTAAACCCAAACACAAACTACACTGTCAGAGTTGTATCTGAGGCACCTAAAACAGCTGGATGCGGTGATCAAATAAAAGCACGGGAAATAACATTTAGTACGCTCCCTGTATATGCCACGCACCCTACATTAGCAATTGAAAAAGCTACCTTATATACACTGGACAGCCAATATTTCCCTGGTCAACTAAACGTAAAATTCAACAATAGCATAGATGCGGTAGAGATCACTGATTTTTTTGTCGCCGACAGGGAGATTAACAGCTTTGTTAATTACACTAGCTCGATTTCAAGTGAAAAACTAGACATTGGTCATTACACAGCTGTTACACAAGAAAAAAAGGGATTTGTTTTAATTAAGGACGGAGGGGAAACTTATCAACTCAACTTCGACATAACAGTTGAATCTAACTAA
- the rplM gene encoding 50S ribosomal protein L13: MDTLSYKTISANKATVDKQWVLVDADGQTLGRLASKVAKLLRGKYKPSYTPHVDCGDNVVIINAEKINLTGNKWDDKTYVRHTGYPGGQRTQTASELYKKNPTALVEKSIKGMLPKNKLGAQLFRNLKVYAGTEHAQEAQKPTAINLNDLK; this comes from the coding sequence GTGGATACATTAAGCTACAAAACTATTTCAGCAAACAAGGCTACTGTAGACAAACAGTGGGTGCTTGTCGATGCTGATGGACAGACGTTAGGTCGTCTTGCTTCAAAAGTAGCCAAGCTTTTAAGAGGTAAGTACAAGCCTAGCTACACACCGCACGTTGATTGTGGAGACAACGTTGTAATTATCAACGCTGAGAAAATCAACTTAACAGGAAACAAGTGGGATGACAAAACTTATGTTCGTCACACAGGTTACCCAGGTGGTCAGAGAACTCAAACTGCTAGTGAGCTTTACAAAAAGAACCCTACAGCTTTGGTTGAAAAATCAATTAAAGGAATGTTACCTAAAAACAAATTAGGTGCGCAATTGTTCCGTAATCTTAAAGTGTATGCTGGTACTGAGCACGCTCAGGAAGCTCAGAAACCAACTGCAATTAACTTAAACGATCTTAAGTAA
- the rpsI gene encoding 30S ribosomal protein S9 — MEIIHKIGRRKTAVARVYVSAGNGNVTINKKELNDYFPTATLQYKVLQPFNLTDNSESYDVKVNVFGGGVNGQAEAIRLAISRALCEVDAENRLALKPEGLLTRDPRMVERKKFGQKKARKKFQFSKR; from the coding sequence ATGGAAATTATTCACAAAATCGGCAGAAGAAAAACAGCCGTTGCACGTGTATACGTTTCTGCAGGAAATGGAAACGTTACCATCAACAAAAAAGAACTTAACGACTACTTCCCTACTGCAACCTTACAATACAAGGTGTTGCAACCTTTTAACCTAACAGACAACTCTGAGAGTTACGATGTTAAGGTAAATGTGTTTGGAGGTGGTGTAAACGGTCAGGCAGAAGCTATTCGCCTAGCTATTTCAAGAGCTCTTTGCGAAGTAGATGCTGAAAACAGATTAGCTCTTAAACCGGAAGGTTTACTAACCAGAGATCCAAGAATGGTAGAGCGTAAGAAATTCGGTCAGAAGAAAGCGCGTAAGAAATTCCAGTTCTCTAAGCGTTAA